One window from the genome of Oryza glaberrima chromosome 3, OglaRS2, whole genome shotgun sequence encodes:
- the LOC127765903 gene encoding ras-related protein RABH1e-like: MAPVVSALAKYKLVFLGDQAVGKTAIITRFMYDKFDATYQATIGIDFLSKTMYLEDRTVRLQLWDTAGQERFRSLIPSYIRDSSVAVIVYDVTGKQSFLSISKWIEEVNTQRGGDVIIVLVGNKTDLVDKRQISTDEGEAKAQEHGAMFMETSAKAGFNIKPLFRKIAASLPGMEALSSAKQEDMVDINLRPAASGQIPSGAEAQEEQKAGGCSC; the protein is encoded by the exons ATGGCGCCGGTGGTGTCGGCGCTGGCCAAGTACAAGCTGGTGTTCCTCGGCGACCAGGCGGTGGGGAAGACGGCCATCATCACCCGCTTCATGTACGACAAGTTCGACGCCACCTACCAG gcgACGATCGGGATCGATTTCCTCTCCAAGACGATGTACCTCGAGGACCGAACCGTACGGCTGCAGCTTTG GGATACAGCTGGGCAGGAGAGGTTCCGGAGCTTGATCCCAAGTTACATCAGGGATTCTTCTGTGGCAGTGATCGTTTACGATGTGACTGGCAA GCAGTCCTTTTTGAGTATATCGAAGTGGATTGAAGAGGTAAATACACAACGAGGCGGAGATGTGATCATCGTCCTTGTTGGAAATAAAACAGACCTTGTTGACAAGAG GCAAATATCCACTGACGAAGGAGAAGCCAAGGCACAGGAGCACGGCGCCATGTTCATGGAAACCAGCGCAAAAGCTGGATTCAACATCAAG CCACTGTTTCGCAAGATCGCTGCATCGCTGCCTGGAATGGAGGCGCTCTCATCGGCAAAGCAGGAAGACATGGTGGACATAAACCTACGGCCTGCTGCCTCCGGGCAAATACCTTCAGGGGCAGAAGCACAAGAAGAACAGAAAGCAGGCGGTTGTTCCTGCTGA